TTTCTTTAACATATCCGATAACAGACACGAAACCAATTCACTATACTTGTAAATAATCACAAACAGGGCTCTATCACTAgtggtgtatctgtgtcagcCGATGTTTCCAATTTTCTGGATTTACGATACAGGTACTTAAAAAAAAGCTACGTAAGGGTAGGCATTTAATGCGAATAAACCTGACCGCCCATTAGAATGAAAAAAGGCATGCTCGCACCGgcgtttcttccttgtaattggcggccgcctgcaagagaagccatcgcctcaTTTGACTGAGACACACCatggacgtgtttgcttccgtaccgattcactgtgattggtgtcctaacagtagacatgtacctgacagGAACTGTATCAATCACGAAACataaacgatgctacagtgtctcagattattttaatgaaatttgcaTCTCCCCACCGATACGCGTGAAAAAAAGTACAGTTTTATCCATTCAGATATCACCcacatttttaatttatctgtttGTAGTTTCATCTGATTCTTTTTTCCCACATTTTTCCTGTAATTGAAGACTATACTTGAATGTTGTGTTGCCTTGCGTCAAAGACACAATATGTATTGTGTGCCATGCACACATTTTATGTAGAAAAGTACAATTTTTGTCATCCACCGATTCTTTATAATAAATAGTTAGGTATGTTAAGGTACTGACTGGTTGCTTAAAAATTATCTAATTTCTTGAGACTTTCACTGtgattatttacaaaaagtaTGCATTTGCATGTGCGTGTGCATGTGTGTGAAGCTGAGAGCGCTCATGTGAGCATCCAGCATAGGCCAGTGTCTAGTAGTACTATAAAGGAGTAAGGGGGAAACGAGTCATGTCCCCACATGTGTGACATCACGTCTTCAGGACAGTCTCCGCCGGTTCCGTGCCCCCTAGTCACGGTGGCACCCACTAACTTTAACAACTATTCAATACCgcaacctcccccctccctcttcccagcaatatatatataagtagagccacggaattttcgcgcattcatttagtcgaaAGCTAGAATGCAagcctccacactgtcgcactgtgttcatgattggcacgcagttgtttggacacgcccctttacgaccgtgagccaacgatgtccagctaggagagaagtatgcgaatcaggtagtgccaaataacaaggataaaaatgttctcgctaagaaatcaaccaatgggaaagtaaacatgggtcgagcacacctacaaTTTGAATTCTATCccgaggccagaggaatccacaaaatttccgggactctatataTATAAGCTACCTGGGTGATAATCATTGTGGCAACAAGTCATAGATGTTACTATACTAAGAGGTTTCTGTTATCCGTCTGTTTGGTTTACCTGTCACAGCCCTGGTCCAAACAGTGACAGTTTTACTGCATTTCATTCTTAGTTCGTGGGctgacaaatttttttatttaatttgttctgAAATTTCACTTCTTTACCGGAGTTCATTGAGAAGCGCCGTGCACAATTTGAGTGAGGAACTGGCCACGGCTGCAGGAACGGAGCCCCCTGGAGTATGTTTCGAGAATGGATGGCCTGGCATTGGCCCCCGACGCCCGAGACAGGGGTGTCCATCCCCAATGCTGTTCCagcagggttgggggggggggggggcacaggggcCACCGTGGCACATTCTCCCACTCCCTCAAACCAACAATCATTCCCCCCACTCCCTCAAACCAACAATCATTCCCCCCACTCCCTCAAACCAACAATCATTCCCCCCACTCCCTCAAACCAACAATCATTCCCCCCACTCCCTCAAACCAACAATCATTCCCCCCACTtcctatttaaaatttaaaaaaaaaatacatgacttTGAATGTGATAGTGCCCAACCAGGTGGTTCAGAGGTCCTCCCAACtacagaaaaaattatgaaaattattttataaaattctcttttaatgcaaatatatatGACACCAAAAACACGCAGTGAAATATTGCACCTAAAGAGGCAATTGTCAAACTGATGAAAAACTTTTTAgattttgtgtatatttatttactctttcttatttcccccccccccccccccccccgagcggtgcatttatttatttttttcttatcctcccccccccccccccctgaacggGGCAGGCGGCGTGATGAAGTCGCTGCAGGACCTGGCCGCCAGCTTCGAGACGTGGCTGGCCAACTCGCTGCGCAACTGCCCCGCGGGGCTGGCGCGCGCCAAGATGGCGGCGGGCGGGGCTCTGGCGCGAGCCCTGCGCCGCCACCTGGCGCTGGCGCGCGTCGCCGAGGCGGCCGGCGCGCTGCTGCGAGACCCGTCGCGCGTCACCCAGATGCTGCTGGACGCGCGCTGCGTCGACCTGTCCCAGGTACAGCACCAGGTCAGCGTCACACCCACCCACTTTCCTTCCTTAACATGAaatatatcgatggcttagaatgtaaaccttgtatctcataaaatgcaaattttacagcagagacaaaaaaaaaacgtttctttcccccccccccctcccaaattAATAGTTGTACAATTCTTTTATGTGATAtcccgatagaaagcagtagtatgcacattttatttctttcagccaaacatcTTGTGAGATGCAAGGtaggttttccagccaaaaatataaaaaaaaacgtattttcgtccaaaaattgagatacgaggttttcattctacgCCATCGATATACTGTTTagttatatagaattttttattttgcttgcgAGATActaacatgaaatatttattcctcagtttttttttactttgtacacCGAACTGTTTTCCTTCACGAAAATTATTTATCTAATCGCTCATAAGACTGCAATTATGGTATGCCCTTAGCCAATGATTGTTTCCTTGTagtgcaagagaagccatttcgGTATGGTGGGACAACATGCAGCTTTCTACAATGTAATCTGCATCGCTTCAGGCCTAAGTTTGATCGCAATAAATATTGTTAAgttaattggacgtagttatgcaaaaaggaaaccaacccacaattttgttatattttatttgaaaataaattaaaatagtacaaggttgatcgtaccgtcattgctattattatatcagtatttatactagaccattaaaattatacacacattatgttatcaatacgagaattacaatttataattaactttaacttcaaaatactcagaatagatttcatgtgggttggttcctttttgcataactacgtccaattagcatttttattttacttgcgAGATACTAACATGAAATACTTATTCCtcagtttttttacttattacatgtTAGAAGATAACATGGATGGTAGCGAAACTCAAATGAAATATGTACGGTAACTCAGGTTGTATGCACGAAACATTGCCCGAAGCGTAGCGCTCGCACTGCGGGGAAAGTCGTGAAAGTGACTTGTGTTTTAACGACGGATGTTACCAACCGGGCACGAAGTGACTTTTTAACTACGTCACGGTTCCCAGCCCCGTGCACCTCGTCATCCCTCCGTCCTCTCTGGCGACCCCCGACGCTGGACGGACGTCGGTCATTCTCCCTCTTGAGCGGGAGCGACGGAGACGATGACTAGCCCTCGGCCGTGTGTTTGAGGGACGGCAGGCCGCATGCGGTTATTTTCCTGGGATTTTACATCCCTACAACTCACCACACTGCcacatcaaaaaacaaaaaaaaaatcagatctcGATTAGCTGCTTGTAAGAGTACGAAAAGAGAAATTAAATTTGATATCTCATAATAAGTGGATAGCCACATATAAAATGCCTAAAATAGAGCAAATCATATTTGATAAGCAGAATAGTCTTCCCGAAACCTTGCTTGTAAGAGTACGAAGAGAGAAATAAAATTTGATATATCATAAGTAGATAGCCACATATAAAATGCCTGAACTAGAGCAAATCATATTTGATAAAGCGGAATAGACTTCCCGAAACCTATGACACAACTAAAAACTAGCATTTTCTATTTCTAACAATCTTTGGCTCTTTCTATTCATGTGAACAAACATTCTCTTCGatgaatcaaataaaaaataaactgagGACAACTTGCAATCATGCcagaaattgttaaaaaaaattagttacttaCCAGACATAGCTAATCTTTCAAAAACGATGCAAGGTCACCGTTCCAACTAAGTAATGAAATTTACAAAGCCCAggtggtttatttattttaataattaatgaaaataatttaggttttcttgttttGAGTGgagtttatttttaagattttatgttgaatttgtgaataaatatatatatatatatatatatatatatatatatatatatatatatatatatatatatatagagagagagagagagagagagagagagagagagagagagagagagtcttaAAATTCCATGTACATATAGAGGGAAAACTTGTTGCAGCTCTCTGAAAAAttttgaacatctgtttatttaaaaattggttcatCTCATTCGACAAGTCGGCCGACACCTGCCTTAAACCATCCAAAATTCCCGCCTGAAGGTTTGTTTCTTTCTGTATTCTGCTCACGTGCATGCCTTATGCAGGGCTGCTTACGAGCGTAGGTGCGATCCTGGCCTACGGTGGCAAacaccataggcgtacccaggattttttttcggggggggggggggggcgcatctgatttttaagaaaaactccactaacaccaaaaaataattgtttataattaacttttttaagcttacaaattttttacagaagaattctttttttttttttggcaaattcagtaaccacattctccgggtcgatgtggatgttgtagtggacattcagtaaggccaatccattcagtctgtcctgagatatggtgttccgcagataggattttaatcttcttaagcaagaaaatgtcctctccagagttgCCGTGAGGCGGGAAGGGTCGCcaagaaggggggtgggggggggttgaacccccaaaacaccccccccccctgggtacgcccaTGGCGAACACTCTCGTGTGTTCCCGACTCCTCGTGCTGATGGAACGGACCACCGGTCGCCCTGCTGAGGAGTGGCTTGCGCAGGCCTGCTGGGTGACCCGCTGCGAGGAGGAGACTCTGGCGTGCCTGGTGGAGGGGCTGAAGGGCTGCCTGCGCGAGGGACGCCAGCTCGAGGGCCTGGCCGCCTGGCTCAAGGACGCCGCGCAGCAGGCGCTGCAGCCGTACGAGGGCAAGCCGGCGTACGTCGGCGCGGCGCGCAAGTTCCTCCTCCGCTGGACCTACTGCAGGTGTCCATGCCGTCTCGAAACCACTCGGGACGTATCCGAGCGGGGGCCTGCTCacggaaaagcatttaagagtgcGCTGAGGGCCTCGCCCCTGGAAAGGAGAACATCCACGAGCGAACAGTCGCCGTACccggccgggattcgaaccccaAGGGGTGGCTAGCTCGACCACTGATGAAAAAATTCCCCCGGCCTTTTTTCAGTTCCGGAACAGAAATTCACCCCGAACACTGATAACATTTTGCCACAAAtatgtaacaaaaatttaaacacGAATTTTCGCGACTCGTAGGCATACCACGCTATTTTATTCCTCTACTGCAGATAGCACTGAAGTCAAAGTGCGTGGTCTAAGTGCTTATCCGGGtactcgagagaaaaaaaaaaaaaacgggaggaaaAACAACTTTGCAACACACAGACCggcattccaagacacaaaacTAAGGGCTTAGGTGTTGAATATACTACACTCGTACAAGtagaaagcataaaaaaaaaatagaatactatgaccttgacctataTACGTTGATccgttcaaaattaaaaaatatacagtagagcacccctcaaccggaatcattagggggaggtctattccggttatgggaaaattccgggtaaggggagttgcagTAGGGCCGGCATCCGGGCCGGTTGAATTACCTTCATTCTAGCCAGCTGGCAGGCACGcttttcttatctctgtgggtgggtgcatGCAtgagcgaagaggaagaagataAGGGGTCAAGGGAGGTattaggactacagctgcagtgttgtgttacttctgtgttgacgtgctagtgagtCACatttcctggagagtgtatagtcactgccatgcacagtttacatttcacatacacaagaatagcacttcaagcatctcgtttaaaaacacagatagagaaatacaggtaaatgtagactgtttaaccatatattaacgtataaatatgtacataatacgtaattgtacactaaattattgtctacaaactgaaagcatcacacgttggaagtaaatgttactggctatcatgtgtgtcagcgtgtgtagtgggagtcggtgtacatactctcaggccggccggaattttcagtttacttgacatagtgaaacaataaaactacttatagcataaacatctttatagtaatttaCATCCGACTCGAAAACCAGCgatgtatttacgcaatgcgcgggaaagactggcaCTAATTAGCTCtgtgacagacgtgcgcgcgcgcatacaagacatgtacagtcaggcaaaagcaaaaacgcctccttccagtgcggaaatgtttcaattttttttggaaaattagttccggatatcgggagttccgtttgtgggaattacggttgaagGGTACTCTACTGTATACAGTAGAATCCGGATATAACGACCTTCAAGGGACCGGCGAAACTATGTCGTACTAACCGGATGACGTACAAAACGGTttaggtaaataaaacattttgtaggatatataaacacatatactttattttaatggttttaatggTTCTTCTTTATTGTTGATATTGTAGAATGAGATACGCCAAACTCCTTTGCGAGGGTTGCATTTGATTCACCGGCTTCTAATCGGTGTAATATTGCACTTTTTTCCTTCAATTGTAAAACACTTTCGCTTCATAGAACTCATTTTGTTCGAGCTTTAAGAACTTGTCATAACAAGTGACAAACCACTAACTGTGGATTCACGCGCCAATAAAGGGGGCGGAGGGGTGAAGTTGGGGCGCCGAGGTATTGGTAGGTCGTGAAAAACAAAACATTGCGCGTCGTTTTAACCGGATGTAATATAATATTCGTAATTAATGGTCGCTATAAGCAGTTGGTCACTTGAAACTGAGTCGCACCAAAAGGTTTATTTTCCCAGTGCCTAACTATGAAACCTAACTTGAGCGAACATCATCGTCGTTACAAGCGGTTAGTCGTCGTATATGGTCTACTGTatataattagggacacctgtatttcgcgaatacatttcgtgtcaaggtatttcacaaaatactgtagcttttctcctgtggttattggctgaggtcggtgagaggtgtcgtcccgctcttgacggggccaatgagaatgtggtcaccgtactgctgcaccctcacaatttgccatgactcttagaaaaagctacagtattttgtgaaataccttgacacgaaatgtattcgcgaaatacaggtgtccctatataTAATATTTCCTGGTGTAAGAAGTTCTGACTAGAGCCGGGGAGGGCCGGGCGTTGCCGCAGCTCGCTGGTGATGCGGGAGGTGACGCTCGCCAGCGTCGGCAGCTTCGGCTCGCTCTACCTGCTGCGGCTGCTGCTGGACGGCTACCTGTACCACCTGGTGGAGCAGCGCGTCGCCCGGGAGCTGCGGCAGATACCCCTGCTCGTCGCGGCCCAGGTGCGTTGCTCGCGCCCGCCCGCcggtagagacctgcgaaattcgccaTTTCGACGGcctccaggatggactgcacatacccctgtaccgcacgttcactggctgccgacttgtaagtcgtgtctcggctggttcgtctgtgattcgatccttctttggttgaggggtttataactggttgagattcgtccagatgaacagtaaggccaatagcaaaattatctaagaggtatatgtgtttgaattctggcctatcgccgaatgaatccgcgaattttgcaggtctctacccatcggTCATCAGCGGGCTCTTGCTCTTGGGCCAGCGGCGTGAAGGCGTGTTTCAAACGagggcggcccccccccccctcctcccattGCTAGGAACCCTCGACGCTCATCATCAACCGAGCACGGCTCAGTACTTGGTAATCCAACATGCAACATAAGACAGTAGCCGTGTCGCCAAACACAAGCAGTGGGACACAACGTGAAGATCACTACTTTCTGCAAGTGGAAATTTTTATCTAAGAATTTCAGGTTTCGAAGAAGCTTTGAAGGGTCATCACCTAATCACATTCATGCATACATGTAGGGTTCACGATGAGATGATGGACTGCAAAGTTATTAACACCACTCATATACAATCCATCAAgtaaattaaaagattaaaacaaggtttgcaaattttttttttttataattaaaaagctaaaaataattttcaggattcatatttatGTTAAGTACTTTACACGAGATACATGTCCGATATTTATGGTGAGAAACGCTGATTTTGAGATGTCCTTAAGTTTATCCGTTTTCATAATAGGTACACTAACACTCCGAAGTTCCTTAACTGGATGTCTAAATCGGTAATGATTACTGAAAATCATTCATACTTGGCAGTACTGCCACGGGCGTAGCTAGGTTTCGTGGAAGACGGGGGAAACCCGGAAGTTAATTATTAGAATATAGCTTGGCTAAACCTGTTTCTAGGGATTGAGAGGGGAGATCGCAAGTTCTCCCCCgggaatgttttaaaaaaagatgACACTTGAAAATTCTTTTTAATATGCAATGAGTACAAAGCATTTGGCTGCCACATACGTacccaattatttattttattttgtcgcgTGACTCTTTGTGTACTGTTCCGTCTATGTGCCGCACGCTTAACAATTTATCAAAAAATGTCTGCCTACTGGGTTTGATGGGTTGGTGCACAGGCATCCGGGTCTGACTGGGATGGGAGTGGAGGGGATCTTTCTTCCCCCACCTCTGCATGAGAATGGCATCTGCCGACGTCTCTACTCACGAGCGTCTGTTTGCTGTGGAGGCTGCCGGGCGGCTGGTCCTTCCTGGAGACGATGCAGTTGATTCTTCTCCGTGGGTTGTTCCCTTTTCCCCCGTGATCTCTGTACACCAGTTCACTGGCGAAGGATACACAAGCAGAGGTGACGGATTCCCCTTAAGCCTTGTTTACACGTTGCTAGTAGCTCGCACGCCAGTGGGTCAGTAGCTCGACCATTCAAGTTGGTCACTAGAACCCAGCTACTCTACTTGTATAAGTAGCTCGTCAGGAGCGTTTACATGTGTCGAGTAAATAGCTGCTAGTATGCGCGTTTACACGCTTCAAGTAGCTCGCAGATACCAAGAATTGTGGTGGTGGGGGAAGGCCAGTGCGCcagtgaaacaaatatttttgtagtacCTCGCCCCTCCAGTTACTGGCATGCTAGTTGTAACTGGCCTGTACGAGTAGCTCGCCATACCCGTTTACACGAGTCAAGTAACTGTCTACCAGTTACTACTCGACCATTTTGGGCGGGTTACTGGCAACGTGTAAACGGGGCTTTACAACCTGGCCCAGAGCTGGTGGTATCTCCCTACCATACGGCCGGACTTGACTGTCGTTCCGCTACGACGTCTACCACCCGACTCTCTCGCACTGAAAGGATTTTTATAGTTGCAAATGAAGCACGCTTCTCAAATAATACTGCATGGTAGAGGATGTCAATTTGTAATGACTACATTTTTTgtagcacacacacatatacacgaTGCCAGCCAGGGGATCTGCAGAAGTTCATATCCGATGACTTAGACTGGCGGCTCCGAGAGACTCCAGAGCTTTCGGGTCCGCACGTACACGTACATATAAATTATCAGCTCTGGGAGCGTCCCAAGAGTGTTGTTCCTGTGGGAAATGTGCTGTGTGCGGCGTTGTTCAGCTAAAACACTGTGTTCAGGACGGAGCGAttgttcccctccccctcccccagccGCCCCCACCACTGCACACTCTCTCGCTCGTTCCAGAAGTTGGTGGGAGGCCAGGATCCCGCGACGGAGCCGGACCTACCCATGTTCGCCGAGTAGCAGCGCCCGAGCCCGAGTCGACCCCGTCCCGGGACTCCAGAGGGGCAGGGACCGCACTCGCCGGGTGTCCACCGGCCAGGAAGCCACGTCACGCACCGCGTCATAAATTTATGAAGTTCCTcattttacgcaaaaaaaaatactctataGAGCTGTTTGCTTGTGAGCGGCATGTGA
The nucleotide sequence above comes from Bacillus rossius redtenbacheri isolate Brsri chromosome 17, Brsri_v3, whole genome shotgun sequence. Encoded proteins:
- the LOC134540655 gene encoding transcription factor RFX3-like; this translates as MKSLQDLAASFETWLANSLRNCPAGLARAKMAAGGALARALRRHLALARVAEAAGALLRDPSRVTQMLLDARCVDLSQVQHQACWVTRCEEETLACLVEGLKGCLREGRQLEGLAAWLKDAAQQALQPYEGKPAYVGAARKFLLRWTYCSSLVMREVTLASVGSFGSLYLLRLLLDGYLYHLVEQRVARELRQIPLLVAAQKLVGGQDPATEPDLPMFAE